One region of Candidatus Poribacteria bacterium genomic DNA includes:
- a CDS encoding pyridoxamine 5'-phosphate oxidase family protein yields the protein MAKLYTQIPQKLQQFIKDQKIFFVATATADSRINLSPKGMDSLRVLDANRVAWLNVTGSGNETAAHVQENPRMTLMFTAFEDNPMILRLYGTARAVHKNDAEWQLLFPLFQPLPGARQIFDLTVDLVQTSCGMAVPLYDYIGEREQLNAWAEKKGDEGVKAYWKETNHTSLDGKPTHFA from the coding sequence ATGGCGAAGTTATACACTCAAATTCCTCAAAAACTACAGCAATTTATCAAGGATCAAAAAATCTTCTTCGTCGCGACTGCAACAGCCGATAGCAGAATCAATCTGTCGCCCAAAGGTATGGATTCCTTACGCGTCCTTGATGCAAACCGCGTCGCTTGGTTAAATGTAACGGGGAGTGGGAATGAGACCGCCGCGCACGTTCAAGAAAACCCACGAATGACGCTTATGTTTACCGCTTTTGAAGATAACCCCATGATCCTCCGCCTCTATGGTACTGCAAGGGCTGTCCACAAAAACGATGCTGAATGGCAGCTGCTCTTTCCGTTGTTCCAACCGCTGCCTGGGGCAAGACAGATTTTCGATCTGACCGTTGATCTCGTGCAAACCTCTTGTGGGATGGCGGTACCACTTTATGACTACATCGGTGAAAGAGAGCAGCTCAACGCATGGGCAGAGAAGAAGGGTGACGAGGGTGTAAAGGCGTATTGGAAAGAGACCAACCACACCAGTCTTGATGGAAAGCCTACCCACTTTGCTTGA